A region of the Methanobrevibacter ruminantium M1 genome:
AGTTTTAAATATAATGATGTTAATAAGAATAGTATGTGCTTATGAAATAAGGCGTCTAAGACAATATTTTTACAAAATATTTATTTAGATTCTTTATTTTTAAAATTTTTATATAAATATGATTTTTTAAAATTTTCTTTTGAAAAACCGAAATCTCATATTTTGAAATGATGATAATATAAAAATTTTTATAAGTATATATTTTTATTTAAAAAAAATTAAGGAGATGTTAATTATGAGTATTCCTGTAGCTCCTATTGGAAGAATCATTAAAGACGCTGGTGCTGAAAGAGTAAGCGAAGATGCTAAAAAAGAATTAAACGCATACGTAACCGCACAAGCTGAAGCTGTTGCTAAAAAAGCAATCGAATTCGCAGCTATGGCAAAAAGAAAAACCGTCAAAGCTGAAGATATCGAATTAGCAATCAAAAACTTATAATTAATAAAAAATAAGAAATAATTTTTTAATTATTTCATTTTTTATTTTTTTCTATTTTTATTATACTTTTACTTTAATCTTATTTTAACTTATTTTCTATTTTAAAAACTAATTTTTATCAAATTATTGATTTAACTTTAAAAAATTCCCTTTTGATTAAAACAAATATTTTTTTATATAATAATTTACAAATCTAAAATTATAGGATTATATAATCGATTATTTTTGGGCAATAAATTATTTTTAAAATCAATATATTAGAATTTGCCAGGTTTTAAATTCATTTTTAAGGATTTTATCATGGCTTTTAAATAAGAGTAAAAAAATTAAAATAAGGGATTTAAGATGGGAAGAAGAAAAAAACAAGATTCTACACTTGATTCTTATTTTCCAGATTCTGATTTGATAGAGGAAAAAAAGAAGAAGGATGAAGCATGCAAGATCTGTGGCAATCCTATAGAGGACGCCACCTTTCAAAGATGTCGCAAGTGCTTAAACAAGCTTGCACTGATAGATGACTTAAGGGAACTATTGGAATACGTTTCTCCAGGTGAAAGCTTTAGGGAAATTGACCTAATCAATAAAGGCTTTAAAAGCTTGAAACTCAACATTCTCATTTCTAAATTTTTAAAAGAACAGCTCATTTTAATTAATCTCGACGGTTTATTTACTCTTAACAATATTGATTTTTTAAATGCCTTTATTAAAAAATATGGCGAAAAGGAAAAGCCACTTAAGGAAACAGATTACTTAATAGTAAGGGATGACAAGTCTGCCTTTTATATTGATGTCAACAACTATTCAGATTATATAAAGATAAGGTTCAATCCTAGGATTAACAAGTGGCAGGTTGATTTCTTTAATGAAAACGGCCTCGCAAATACCAAGTCCTTTATTGATTCCAATGATGCAAATAAGGAAGCCATCTATTACATTAAGCAGTTAGGTGTTATCGGATCTTCAGCTGATGATAAGAAAGAGGAAAAGTCTGATAAAAGATTATACTCTTCTCATGAGGGAATCTATTACAGCCCTAGCCGTGGAATGTGGGGAGCTAAAGTCAAGGGATATAAGGGATTTAAGTTCATTGGACACTTCAGCAGCGAAGAGGAAGCTTATGAGGCAAGATGCAAGTATTTGGAAAATAAGGAAAGAACCAGACAAAAGTATATTTCTGAAAAGAGAGGATTGAAATCCGGCCTTAGGAATCAAAGCTCTGGAGAGCTGATTTACTTTAGCAAACAGAAGGGCAAATGGATTGTAAGGCTTAAAAATAAGGAAGGCCAAATTGTTAATGTAGGCCAGTTTGACACCGAAGAGGAAGCTAATAAAGCTAAAGAGGAGTTTATTAAGGATAATAGTTAATTATTAATTTCTTAATCTCTTATCATTTAATCTAATCAGATATTTCTTCTTTT
Encoded here:
- a CDS encoding AP2 domain-containing protein, producing the protein MGRRKKQDSTLDSYFPDSDLIEEKKKKDEACKICGNPIEDATFQRCRKCLNKLALIDDLRELLEYVSPGESFREIDLINKGFKSLKLNILISKFLKEQLILINLDGLFTLNNIDFLNAFIKKYGEKEKPLKETDYLIVRDDKSAFYIDVNNYSDYIKIRFNPRINKWQVDFFNENGLANTKSFIDSNDANKEAIYYIKQLGVIGSSADDKKEEKSDKRLYSSHEGIYYSPSRGMWGAKVKGYKGFKFIGHFSSEEEAYEARCKYLENKERTRQKYISEKRGLKSGLRNQSSGELIYFSKQKGKWIVRLKNKEGQIVNVGQFDTEEEANKAKEEFIKDNS
- a CDS encoding histone family protein — its product is MMSIPVAPIGRIIKDAGAERVSEDAKKELNAYVTAQAEAVAKKAIEFAAMAKRKTVKAEDIELAIKNL